A segment of the Catenuloplanes nepalensis genome:
GACGTGCGCTGCTCCATGATCCGGTTGGCGGCCGCGATGTCCTGCCGGTGCAGCGCCCATCCGGTCGCGCTCATCGCGGCCAGGCCGATCACCAGCACGATGCCGGCGACCACAAGCGCGCCCCGGCGTCCGTGCCATCCACCCACGACGCCAGTGTCCCATTCACCCCCTTCATGGGGATGCCGAATGCGCGACCACGCCGGTGATCCGGGCGTCCCCGATGTCCGCACAGCGGCATGGGGGACGCCTTGATCACCGGGACAGCGCGGCGCCGATGTCCTCGAGGAGGTCGTCCGGGTCCTCGATGCCGCAGGAGAGGCGGACGAAGCCCGGGGTGGTGTCGTCGCCCCACTGCGCGCGCCGGTCCGCGGTCGTGTGCAGCCCGCCGAACGACGTGGCCGCGAAGACCAGCCGGGACCGCCGCAGGAACGCGGCCACCCGCTCCTCGGTGCCGAGGTCGAAGCCGATCAGGCCGGGGATCCGGCGCATCTGCGCGCTCGCCACCGCGTGCGCCGGGTCGCCGGGCAGGCCGGGCCAGCGCACGCCGGTCACGGCCGGGTGCGCGGCCAGCATCGGCGCGAGCGCGGCCGCGTTCGCGGTCTGCCGGGCCAGCCGCAGGTCCAGCGTGCCCAGTGAGCGGTGCGCCAGCCAGCAGTCGAACGCGCCCGGCACGCCGCCGGTCTGCGCGCGCCAGGTGGTCAGCCGGGACAGCAGCGACCCGTCGCGCGTGCTGACATAGCCGAGCAGCAGGTCTGAGTGGCCGGTCAGCGCCTTGGTGCCGGACGCCACCACCAGGTCCGCGCCCAGCTCCAGCGGGCGCTGGCCGAGCGGCGTGGCCGCGGTGTTGTCCACCGCGACCAGCGCGCCGGCCGCGTGCGCGGCCTCGGCGACCGCGCGCACGTCGCAGACGTCCAGGCCCGGGTTGGCCGGCGTCTCCAGCAGCACCAGGCGGACGCCGTCGAACGACGGGTACGGCCCGGCCGTCGGCGCGGTCCGCACGTCCACGCCCAGCTCCGCGAGCGTGCCCGCGGCGAACGCGCGGACCGCGAAGTAGCCGTCCGACGGCAGCAGCACCGCGTCGCCCGGCCGCAGCACGGTCAGCAGCGCCGCCGTGATCGCGGCCTGACCGGTCGCGAACGCCAGCGTGTCGCCGCCCTCCAGCTCGCCGATCGCGGTCTCCAGTGCGCGCCGCGTCCGGTTGTCCGGCCGCCCGTAGCCGTCGACCGCACCGGCCGGCCCGGCCACCG
Coding sequences within it:
- a CDS encoding cystathionine gamma-lyase → MSTEGDGTRVVHAGLPEPVPGEPFLPGPVFAAPYHLDPVAGPAGAVDGYGRPDNRTRRALETAIGELEGGDTLAFATGQAAITAALLTVLRPGDAVLLPSDGYFAVRAFAAGTLAELGVDVRTAPTAGPYPSFDGVRLVLLETPANPGLDVCDVRAVAEAAHAAGALVAVDNTAATPLGQRPLELGADLVVASGTKALTGHSDLLLGYVSTRDGSLLSRLTTWRAQTGGVPGAFDCWLAHRSLGTLDLRLARQTANAAALAPMLAAHPAVTGVRWPGLPGDPAHAVASAQMRRIPGLIGFDLGTEERVAAFLRRSRLVFAATSFGGLHTTADRRAQWGDDTTPGFVRLSCGIEDPDDLLEDIGAALSR